A genome region from Bombilactobacillus bombi includes the following:
- a CDS encoding cytochrome ubiquinol oxidase subunit I: protein MLSLGVSLLSLARFQFAMTTVFHFFFVPFSIGLGFIVAIMETIYAVKKDEIYKKMAQFWGKIFLLSFAVGIVTGIIQEFQFGMNWSNYSRFMGDIFGAPLAIEALLAFFLESTFIGVWMFTWDRFKPGIHALFIWLTSIGTMLSAIWILAANSFMQHPTGFIINPQTHRAEMSSFAEVVSNPQLWKVFPHLILGAFCTGAFVVVGMSAWGLWRKQKDGVFFKKSMRFGLWIGLIAAIGVVAAGDLQTQEIVKDQPMKFAATEGEYKDTGSPASWKIVATFDTKNHKTTHEISVPYMLSLLTYHKTTGSVKGMNTLNKELKQKFDNNKSKSIRNIKNYYVPVNTLFWSFRFMAGFGFLMILVSILGLIWTRPSKNTITDKRWFLLVLGLMIWVPFLANTSGWLITELGRYPWIVYGLYTIADAVSPSTTVGQLIFSNIVYFLLFSILGGVMIYYARQTLHKGLDGIAGPSATDNVAINSDPFSKEAFN from the coding sequence ATGTTAAGTTTGGGAGTATCACTTTTGTCATTAGCCCGTTTTCAATTTGCTATGACAACAGTCTTCCACTTCTTTTTTGTACCGTTTTCTATTGGGCTAGGATTTATTGTTGCCATTATGGAAACCATTTATGCGGTTAAAAAAGATGAAATATACAAAAAAATGGCTCAGTTCTGGGGGAAGATTTTTCTCTTGAGCTTTGCTGTTGGGATTGTTACAGGGATTATTCAAGAGTTCCAGTTTGGTATGAATTGGTCTAATTATTCACGCTTTATGGGTGATATCTTCGGTGCCCCTCTAGCGATTGAAGCTTTATTGGCCTTCTTTCTGGAATCAACTTTTATCGGTGTCTGGATGTTTACTTGGGATCGTTTCAAACCAGGTATTCACGCACTTTTCATTTGGTTAACTTCTATCGGTACAATGTTATCAGCAATTTGGATTTTAGCTGCTAATAGCTTTATGCAGCATCCAACAGGTTTTATTATTAATCCGCAAACTCATCGTGCTGAAATGAGTAGTTTTGCTGAAGTGGTAAGTAACCCTCAATTATGGAAAGTCTTTCCTCACTTAATTTTAGGTGCTTTTTGTACAGGAGCCTTTGTTGTTGTAGGTATGAGTGCCTGGGGCCTTTGGCGTAAACAAAAAGATGGAGTTTTCTTTAAGAAGTCAATGCGTTTTGGTCTTTGGATTGGATTAATTGCTGCCATCGGTGTAGTTGCTGCTGGTGATTTACAAACTCAAGAAATTGTCAAAGATCAACCCATGAAGTTTGCTGCTACAGAAGGAGAATACAAAGATACTGGTTCTCCTGCATCCTGGAAAATTGTTGCCACTTTTGATACTAAGAATCATAAAACTACCCATGAAATTTCTGTTCCTTATATGTTAAGTTTATTGACTTATCATAAAACTACTGGTTCAGTTAAGGGAATGAATACTCTTAATAAAGAATTAAAACAAAAATTTGATAATAATAAGAGTAAGAGTATTCGTAACATTAAAAATTACTATGTACCGGTCAATACTCTCTTTTGGAGTTTTAGATTTATGGCTGGCTTTGGTTTCTTAATGATTTTAGTTTCTATTTTAGGATTAATTTGGACTCGTCCTAGCAAAAATACAATAACTGATAAACGTTGGTTCTTGCTTGTTTTGGGATTAATGATTTGGGTACCTTTCTTAGCTAATACCTCTGGTTGGTTAATTACTGAATTAGGTCGTTATCCATGGATTGTTTATGGACTTTATACGATTGCTGATGCAGTTTCGCCTTCAACTACGGTTGGCCAGTTAATTTTCAGTAATATTGTCTATTTCTTGTTGTTCTCAATTTTAGGTGGTGTCATGATTTATTATGCTCGTCAAACCTTGCATAAGGGATTAGATGGTATTGCTGGCCCTAGTGCTACTGATAATGTAGCGATTAACTCCGATCCATTTTCAAAGGAGGCTTTTAACTAA